A portion of the Coturnix japonica isolate 7356 chromosome 4, Coturnix japonica 2.1, whole genome shotgun sequence genome contains these proteins:
- the SHROOM3 gene encoding protein Shroom3 isoform X7, which translates to MMQISQGMLGTPWLQSYHSSSSTSDLSGYEHGYLRRSPDQYSSQGSMESLDHSSPGYHPCHLSPAKSTNSIDQLSHLHSKRDSAYSSFSTNSSIPEYAASPFSKEHSCSTDSMHSRSSLPEGMKQADIRYVKTVYDSQRRISEEYEVKSSALLPSSEARASLDGRSHGRLHNFSRNSTAPSWVQPGQGCSDSESKPHKGPPLPPTRSDSYAAIRHHERPSSCSGLDLNKPSRSQMKGSWSPLVSPLSQGPLLKTHFGEGQLHTVVEKSPESSPTMKPKQSYSQPGQPLLPTGVYPVPSPEPHYAQVPQPSASNNGTLFPALAKESGYSPSLPVSYDKGAASSTLDFDENGNQSTTNRSAVFYEPSVVERKHDAAAKLVQQKPHNTAGPEIYLSMSRKEEVLPSHKAAHSNRDTASPAQASKHSFQAPQIQPRDASERKNPYQSREDWEDESQADKNGNVQINERGAATHFQWGHNKSRQYSFSSLQNIPESSRRQSSSEPLENYSSAKLSYLKNSSKEERDHGGQRSNADPQAFVNQDEGKSMAPFHAVEPKYEEIPLQHPKTSDLGRSRLSSSSTQGVLYGKPDPSKSRCSVLEKVSKFEKREQNTHRPQSAGTPSFGQHYGLSRVSQPSNTKSSPNSPEDTRSKLSTLLPSEMNRVSSPSVRNGKLEEADWRCVELQMAASAKQARCNEYYGPCPESEAQIRVAQLPRSKSTFQLGGEPEKEVLWKDNIQDTHGSQLDTPFNRAYRNSIKDAQSRVLRATSFRRISPPFANMPKRAIQRPASAHVGMRSMAASPHTPKERHSVTPTEGSLSALDYSRTPHILRIGGRKRLTAEQKKRSYSEPEKMNEVGISDGEPSPFSFQKKGLHFVFPENTVADRRKIFERDGKASSTVNLSKPELKQLQQNALADYIERKMGKRPSSQDIGLLRERSHSSYLQAGGQDSQSLSSASSMNSLQDQNLFRRRESIERVARTGRVSSTLPPGLTGCFDASVEEQKKGHRDSTIMSRLKTDRCRDYRAKMELTKGTQTDPLCPQGQPCYGKKERSSEAPRKSGKSVSVEDLLDRYDNQQRNACVPVHTRSRSSPTADKKHQDLLRKESSEFGAMVRDPFYVISAGARSFSKQERRHSEKMTFTSYYPHPRHISEIGTGSSTPTENHKVSELSRQESRSSAFVPSPTEARSHYPEQKQGFKSTFLIPPAFSQSSPSTAAQTPSDLQAAGDGQALRQHHAKQDAFAPGGSSTTQAQSVDAVQDRSLEAPAEEVACRRKAGLLQRSLPPRVMWAHSVKDNSLPHSMVPPPAEGPKFSQRWQSLPTQSSTSSDPETPSPQVTTHLRISESCLQLTPPPLLQDDEDDEVFIMPSQPAVTAPAFSPPLPPHPLPEQGSCTSVNGTEEFPPPPPPTALEEYGAAGDKSTRLTEDKVSSFKSFSKALAKREITGLGTNISENNWSFSPSLSKRTNSSPAVDKQHRSATSSERPQSSNGEPVTQSEGNNREPADITRDSENGSADPGTLNTCPPVKTKKKSPEDIKSEALAKEIVHKDKSLADILDPDSKMKTTMDLMEGLFPSGTSFLKENNMKRKMTQKKASRPVAEDNMKEEKEAPVTLVTCPAYYNVSAPKAELLNKIKDLPEEVGEEEDLLDINEKKAELIGSLTHKLEVLKEAKEGLLADIKMNNALGEEVELLISELCKPNEFDKYKMFIGDLDKVVNLLLSLSGRLARVENVLSSLGENANSEERSSLNEKRKLLAGQHEDARELKENLDRRERVVLEILGNYFSEEQLQDYQHFVKMKSALLIEQRELDDKIKLGQEQLKCLMESLPTDFTPRDATAAAALAAALATSAGVNGKTLPAVSSSL; encoded by the exons ATGATGCAAATATCTCAGGGTATGCTTGGCACCCCTTGGCTTCAGTCCTACCACTCCAG CTCCTCAACCAGCGATCTCTCTGGTTATGAGCATGGCTATCTGAGGAGAAGCCCTGACCAGTACAGTTCCCAGGGCAGCATGGAAAGCTTGGACCACTCCTCCCCTGGCTACCATCCTTGTCACCTGTCCCCAGCCAAATCCACCAACAGCATCGACCAGCTCTCCCACCTGCACAGCAAGAGAGATTCAGCCTACAGCTCCTTCTCTACCAACTCCAGCATTCCTGAGTACGCTGCTTCGCCATTCAGCAAGGAGCACTCCTGCTCCACAGACAGCATGCACTCCCGCAGCAGCCTACCGGAAGGCATGAAGCAAGCTGATATCAGGTATGTTAAGACAGTCTATGATTCCCAGCGAAGGATTTCTGAGGAGTACGAGGTGAAgtcctctgctttgcttccaaGCAGTGAGGCCCGGGCATCACTGGATGGTCGCAGCCATGGCAGGCTCCACAACTTCAGCCGGAACAGCACGGCTCCCTCTTGGGTGCAGCCAGGCCAGGGCTGCTCAGACAGCGAAAGCAAACCCCACAAAGGACCTCCCTTGCCTCCCACTCGCAGCGACAGCTACGCAGCCATCAGGCATCACGAGAGACCCAGCTCATGTTCTGGCCTTGATCTGAACAAGCCTAGCCGAAGCCAGATGAAAGGGTCCTGGTCTCCTCTTGTCAGTCCCCTCTCCCAGGGACCTCTGCTGAAGACCCACTTTGGGGAAGGGCAGCTGCACACAGTGGTGGAAAAGAGCCCAGAGAGCAGCCCCACAATGAAGCCCAAGCAGAGCTATTCCCAGCCagggcagcccctgctgcctACCGGGGTCTACCCAGTTCCTTCTCCAGAGCCACACTATGCCCAGGTACCCCAGCCTTCTGCAAGCAATAATGGAACTCTTTTTCCAGCTCTGGCCAAAGAAAGTGGCTACTCTCCATCTCTTCCAGTCTCATATGACAAaggtgcagccagcagcaccctgGACTTTGATGAGAATGGAAACCAAAGTACTACAAACAGATCAGCTGTTTTCTACGAGCCCTCAGTTGTTGAGAGGAAGCACGATGCCGCAGCAAAACTTGTCCAGCAAAAACCTCATAACACAGCAGGTCCAGAAATCTACTTAAGCATGTCAAGGAAGGAGGAGGTGTTACCCTCtcacaaagcagcacacagtAACCGGGATACTGCAAGTCCTGCACAGGCCTCTAAACACAGCTTTCAAGCCCCACAGATCCAGCCAAGAGATGCGAGTGAGAGAAAAAACCCCTACCAGTCCAGAGAGGACTGGGAAGATGAATCCCAGGCAGACAAAAATGGCAACGTGCAGATAAATGAGAGAGGTGCTGCCACTCACTTCCAGTGGGGTCACAACAAATCTAGGCAGTATAGCTTCTCTTCTTTGCAGAACATCCCTGAGAGCTCCAGGAGgcaaagcagctctgagccATTAGAAAATTATTCCAGTGCCAAGCTGTCCTacttgaaaaacagcagcaaggaggagAGGGATCACGGGGGGCAACGGAGCAATGCAGACCCACAGGCCTTTGTGAACCAGGATGAGGGCAAGAGCATGGCCCCGTTCCATGCTGTTGAGCCAAAATACGAGGAAATCCCTTTGCAGCACCCAAAGACCTCTGATCTTGGGAGAAGCCGGCTCAGCTCTAGCAGCACCCAAGGTGTTCTTTATGGCAAACCAGATCCCAGCAAGTCTCGCTGCTCTGTGCTAGAGAAGGTCAGCAAGTTTGAGAAGCGAGAGCAGAACACTCACCGGCCCCAGAGTGCTGGCACTCCCAGCTTTGGCCAGCACTATGGGCTCAGCAGGGTGAGCCAGCCCTCCAACACCAAGAGCTCTCCAAACAGCCCGGAGGACACGAGGAGCAAACTCAGCACCCTGCTGCCCAGTGAGATGAACAGGGTCTCCAGCCCCTCTGTCAGGAATGGGAAGTTGGAAGAGGCTGATTGGCGCTGTGTGGAGCTGCAGATGGCAGCTTCAGCAAAGCAGGCAAGATGCAATGAGTACTATGGCCCCTGTCCTGAAAGCGAAGCACAAATAAGGGTGGCTCAGCTGCCAAGGAGCAAAAGTACATTCCAGCTGGGAGGGGAGCCTGAGAAAGAAGTCCTCTGGAAGGACAACATCCAGGACACCCATGGGTCACAGCTGGACACACCATTCAACAGGGCCTACAGGAACAGCATTAAAGATGCACAGTCCCGAGTGCTGAGGGCCACCTCCTTCCGGCGCATCAGCCCCCCGTTTGCCAATATGCCCAAGAGGGCGATCCAGAGGCCTGCCTCGGCTCATGTGGGTATGAGGAGCATGGCAGCGTCTCCCCACACCCCAAAGGAGAGACACAGCGTCACGCCAACGGAAGGCAGCCTCTCTGCCCTGGACTACTCCAGGACACCGCACATCTTGCGCATCGGGGGCCGAAAGCGGctgacagcagaacagaagaagCGGTCTTACTCAGAGCCAGAGAAGATGAACGAGGTGGGCATCTCTGATGGGGAGCCATCACCTTTCTCCTTCCAGAAGAAAGGCCTCCATTTTGTCTTCCCAGAGAACACGGTGGCTGATAGGCGTAAGATCTTTGAAAGGGATGGCAAAGCTTCTTCCACAGTCAACCTCTCTAAGCCAGAGCTCAAGCAACTCCAGCAGAATGCCCTCGCCGACTACATCGAGCGCAAAATGGGCAAACGACCATCCTCGCAGGACattgggctgctcagggagcgATCCCACAGCTCCTACCTGCAAGCAGGTGGCCAGGACAGCCAGAGCCTTTCCTCTGCCTCCAGCATGAATTCTCTCCAGGATCAGAACCTCTTCCGCCGGAGAGAGTCCATTGAGCGGGTAGCCAGGACAGGGCGGGTGTCTTCCACCCTTCCTCCTGGGCTGACAGGCTGCTTTGATGCGAGTgtggaggagcagaagaaaggacACCGGGACAGCACAATCATGAGCAGACTGAAAACAGACAGGTGTCGGGATTACAGAGCCAAAATGGAGCTCACCAAAGGCACGCAGACAGATCCTCTGTGCCCACAGGGCCAACCTTGTTAtgggaagaaggagaggagctCTGAAGCACCCAGGAAATCTGGGAAATCAGTGTCTGTGGAAGACTTGCTTGATAGATATGACAATCAGCAAAGGAATGCATGTGTCCCTGTGCACACACGTTCCAGATCGTCCCCCACAGCGGATAAAAAACACCAG GACctgctgagaaaagaaagcagtgaatttGGTGCCATGGTGAGAGATCCTTTCTATGTAATCAGCGCAGGAGCCAG GTCTTTCagcaagcaagaaagaagacactcagaaaaaatgacatttacaAGTTATTATCCCCATCCACGCCACATCAGTGAGATTGGCACTGGGTCCTCCACACCGACGGAGAACCATAAGGTCTCAGAACTTTCCAGACAAGAGAGCAGGAGTTCTGCATTTGTTCCGTCTCCAACAGAGGCAAGGAGTCACTATCCTGAGCAAAAACAAGGCTTTAAATCCACGTTCCTCATTCCTCCTGCATTTAGCCAGTCCTCCCCTAGTACAGCCGCCCAGACTCCCTCTGACTTGCAGGCCGCAGGTGATGGCCAGGCTCTGAGGCAGCACCATGCCAAACAAGATGCTTTTGCTCCAGGGGGCAGCAGTACTACTCAGGCACAGTCTGTGGATGCCGTTCAGGATAGGTCCCTCGAGGCTCCTGCAGAGGAGGTCGCgtgcaggaggaaagcagggctgctgcaaAGATCCCTCCCACCCAGAGTGATGTGGGCTCACTCAGTCAAAGACAACAGCTTGCCACATAGCATGGTGCCTCCTCCAGCAGAAGGGCCAAAGTTCTCTCAGAGGTGGCAGTCCCTTCCgacacagagcagcacttccTCTGACCCAGAGACTCCTTCTCCCCAGGTGACAACTCACCTCCGGATCTCAGAGTCGTGCCTGCAGCTCACGCCTCCGCCATTGCTGCAGGATGATGAAGACGATGAGGTGTTCATCATGCCTTCCCAGcctgctgtcactgctccaGCCTTCTCACCCCCACTGCCACCCCATCCTCTTCCTGAGCAGGGCTCTTGCACTTCTGTGAATGGCACGGAGGAAttcccacctcctcccccaCCAACTGCACTTGAGGAATATGGGGCAGCTGGCGACAAATCCACCAGGCTCACAGAGGACAAAGTGAG cagcttcaaaagcttttccaaaGCCCTGGCCAAGAGGGAGATAACAGGGTTGGGCACGAATATCAGTGAAAATAATTGGTCCTTCTCACCATCTTTATCAAAGAGGACTAATTCTTCACCTGCTGTGGATAAGCAGCACCGATCAGCTACTTCTTCTGAAAGGCCTCAGAGCTCTAATGGAGAACCCGTGACTCAATCTGAGGGCAACAACAGAGAACCAGCAGATATCACCAGAGACTCAGAAAATGGCAGTGCAGACCCTGGGACACTCAACACATGTCCtccagtgaaaacaaagaaaaaaagcccagagGATATTAAGTCAGAGGCTTTAGCAAAAGAGATTGTCCATAAAGACAAGTCTCTGGCTGACATCCTGGATCCTGACTCCAAAATGAAGACAACCATGGACTTAATGGAAGGGCTTTTCCCCAGTGGAACCAGCTTCCTGAAGGAGAACAACATGAAAAGGAAGATGACACAGAAGAAAGCTAGCAGGCCAGTAGCAGAAGATAACAT gaaagaagaaaaggaagcacCTGTAACTCTGGTCACCTGCCCTGCTTATTATAATGTTTCAGCACCCAAAGCAGAACTACTGAATAAAATCAAAGACTTGCCAGAAGAAGTAGGGGAGGAGGAAGACCTGCTGGACATCAACGAGAAGAAG GCTGAGCTCATCGGGAGCTTGACCCACAAACTGGAAGTCCTGAAGGAAGCAAAGGAAGGCTTACTTGCAGACATCAAAATGAATAATGCTCTTGGAGAGGAGGTGGAGCTGTTGATCAGCGAGCTATGCAAACCAAACGAGTTTGACAAATACAAGATGTTCATCGGCGATTTGGATAAGGTGGTGAacctcttgctttctctctcagGACGCCTGGCCCGGGTAGAGAATGTTCTCAGTAGCCTAGGAGAAAATGCCAACAGTGAAGAGCGG AGCTCTCTGAATGAGAAGAGGAAACTGCTGGCTGGCCAGCATGAAGATGCCCGGGAACTGAAGGAAAACCTTGACCGTCGAGAACGGGTGGTTTTGGAGATCCTGGGCAACTACTTCTCTGAGGAACAGCTCCAGGACTATCAGCACTTTGTAAAGATGAAGTCTGCGCTCCTCATAGAGCAGCGAGAGCTAGATGATAAAATCAAACTGGGTCAGGAGCAGCTCAAGTGCCTGATGGAAAGCCTCCCCACAGACTTCACGCCCAGGgatgcaacagcagcagctgccctcGCTGCAGCACTTGCTACCTCTGCTGGAGTCAATGGTAAAACACTTCCAGCAGTCTCATCCTCGCTCTAA